One window of the Cryptomeria japonica chromosome 7, Sugi_1.0, whole genome shotgun sequence genome contains the following:
- the LOC131049246 gene encoding uncharacterized protein LOC131049246, whose product MKEWETKVCWNNVCLPKARAFSWLAGNRRILSGDCLRKMGFVGPFRCVLCEKAEEDVDHLLLNCEFAQEAWLFGLQRLNWKGPMAGNLCDWLDSWLVSGKPSTFATVWKILPSIVLWELWKERNRRVFEGKAENRQRFLIRLERAISELVSNAASHVNLAKVPFTQFDASFLLSWPLVKFRPVNGHLRANL is encoded by the coding sequence ATGAAGGAATGGGAAACTAAGGTGTGTTGGAATAATGTTTGTCTACCGAAAGCGAGGGCCTTTTCCTGGCTTGCTGGAAATAGGCGGATTCTTTCTGGAGATTGCCTGAGGAAAATGGGGTTTGTTGGTCCATTCCGTTGTGTGCTCTGTGAAAAGGCGGAGGAAGATGTGGACCACCTCCTGCTCAACTGCGAGTTTGCCCAGGAAGCGTGGCTTTTTGGTTTGCAGAGATTGAATTGGAAGGGCCCCATGGCAGGGAATTTGTGTGATTGGTTGGATTCTTGGCTGGTTTCGGGCAAGCCTTCTACCTTTGCCACCGTATGGAAGATTTTGCCCTCTATCGTTTTATGGGAACTTTGGAAGGAACGGAATCGTAGAGTGTTTGAAGGAAAAGCGGAAAATAGGCAGCGCTTTTTGATTAGATTGGAGAGGGCCATCTCAGAACTGGTTTCTAATGCTGCCTCTCATGTGAACTTAGCAAAGGTCCCTTTCACTCAGTTTGATGCTAGTTTTTTGTTGAGTTGGCCTTTGGTTAAGTTCAGGCCTGTTAATGGGCATCTGAGGGCTAATCTTTAG